The nucleotide sequence CCGGCATCATCGCCGACGTGACGCGGGTCGACATGTTCATGAATTCGCCGCGGCGCTGGCATGGCTGGGACGTGAAAGGCTACGAGAGCCACGAAGCCGTGCCCGCCACGATCGACTGGGATCTGTGGCACGCCAACCGGCCGGTGCACCCCTTCAGCGCGCGACTGCACCCGGGCAACTGGCGGGGTTGGTTCGATTACGGCAACGGGGCATTCGGCGACTGGGGCCCGCACATCCTCGACACCTGCCATCGTTTCCTGGCGCTGGGCCTGCCGCACACCATCGAGGCTGTGAAGCGCGATGGCCCGAACGATTTCATCTTCCCGCAGGCCACGACCATCCGGTTCGACTTTCCCGCCCGGGGCGCCATGCCCCCGGTCGAGGTGTTCTGGTATGACGGGGTGGCGAACCTGCCGCCGCTGCCGCCGGAGATGGCGAACGCGGCCACGCCGTTCAAGCAGCGGAACGGCAAATTCATTTACAGCAAAAAGCTGACCTTCCTCGGCGGCACTCACGGCGAGACGCTGCGCATCGTCCCGGAGGAGAAGATGCGCGAGCTGGGGCCGACCCTGCCGCGGATCACGGGCGGGTTCTCGGATCATTTCCAGAATTTTGCCCTGGCCTGTCTGGGCCGCGAGGAGACGAAGTCGCCGTTCCACATCTCGGGTCCGCTTTCGCAGGTCTTCATCCTGGGCGTGATCGCCCAACGGATCGGCGGACGGCTGGAATTCGATCCGGTGGTGAAGCGTTTCACCAACAGCGACCGGGCGAACGAACTGCTGGTCCAGGAAGCGCCCCGCCCCGGCTGGGAGCATTACTTTCGGACCTGAGCCGGGCGCACGGCGGGTGGGCCGGAGACCGGCTCAACGCGCCAGGTGGCTGTGGCGGCGGCTGTAGCCGAAGTAGATCGCGAGCCCCAGCCCCATCCAGACGATGAGGTTGATCCAGGTCACGGCGGGCAGGGAAAACATCTGCAGGACGCAGATCACGACGCCCAGCACCGGCACCGCCGGCACCCACGGCGTGCGGAAGGGGCGGGGAAGGTCCGGCTGCGTCCGGCGCAGCACCAGCACGCCGGCACAGACCAGCGCGAAGGCGAGCAAGGTGCCGATTGAGACGAGCTCGCCCAGGACATTCAGCGGGAACAGGCCGGAGATGATGGCGCACGAGATGCCGGTGATCCAGGTGGTGATGTGCGGCGTGCCGTATTTCGGGTGGATCTTCGCGAAGTAGGCGGGGAGCAGGCCGTCCCGGGCCATCGAGTAGAAGATGCGCGGCTGCCCGAGCAGGGAGACCAGGATGACGGAGGTCAGGCCGGCGAGGGTCGCGGCCTCGATCAGGTAGCGGAAGTAGGCGGGGGCTTCGATCTGCTGCAGCGCAAAAATGAAGGGGGCGTCGACGTTGAGCTGGGCGTAGGGCACCACACCGGTGAGGACCAGGGACACGGCGATGAACAGGAAGGAGACCGCCGCCAGCGTGCCCAGCAGGCCGATGGGCAGGTCGCGTTGCGGGTTCTTGGTCTCCTGGGCGGCGGAGGACACGCAGTCGAATCCGACGTAGGCGAAGAAGATGGCGCCGGCTCCGCGGAAGATGCCGCTCCAGCCGAACTCCCCGAAGGTGCCGGTGTTGGCCGGCACGAAGGGCGTCCAATTGGCCAGGACGGCGGCCCGGTGGCCGAAGAAATACCAGATCCCGTAGCCGATGAGCGCGAGCAGCACGCCGACCTTCACGATCACCATCAGGTTGTTGAAGTTGGCGGACTCCTTGATGCCGATGTAGAGGATGTAGGTCAGGAGCAGCGAAATGAACACCGCGGGGAAGTTGATGAGCGCGCCCGTGGTCACGAGCCGGCCGTCGATGACGTCGAGGGGTGCCCGGGCGATGATGTCCGGCAGCGCGACGTTGAATTCACGCAGAATGTCGCGGGTTGCCCCGGACCAGCTCACCGCCACCGCCGCGCCGGAGAAGAGGTACTCGAGCACGAGGCACCAGCCGACGACCCAGGCGAAGAACTCGCCGAGGCTGCCGTAGGTGTAGGTGTAGGCGCTGCCGGAGACGGGGATCATGGCCGCCAGTTCGGCGTAGCAGAGGCCCGCGAAGAGGCAGGCGATGCCCGAGACGATGAACGAAAGGGCGATGGCGGGGCCGGCGTAGAGGGCGGCCGACTGACCGGCCTGGACAAAGATGCCCGCGCCGACGACGGAACCGATGCCCAGGCTGATGAGGCTGAGCGGACCGAGGGTGCGTTTATAGCCGTGTTCGGCGGACGCCTCGGCTTGGAGCGAGGCGATGGACTTGGTGCGGAGGAGGCTCATGAAGGGACGAAGCCGCCTCAAAAGGCGGAACGGGGCACCTGGATGGAGTCCCCCGGGAAAAGCAGCGGATCCTGCTCCGGCTGGCGCTGGGCGAGCCGCACGTCGAACTCGTAGGCCTTACGGTCGCGGGTCAGGGTGACCTTGGTTTCCTTGGCGTAGAGGGAGAAGCCGCCGGCCGACTGCACGGCCTTGGCCAGCGTGAGGTCGGGGGACCACGGGATGCGCCCGGGGCGCTGGACCTCGCCGCCGATGTAGATGTAGCGCTCGGTGACATTCACTGAGACATCGAGCGTCGTGAAGTACTGCTTGGCGATGTAGGTCTCGCGGATGCTCTGGGAGAGCTCGGCGGTGGTGAGACCGGAGGCGGTGACCGCGCCAATGTACTGGAGGCGGACGAAACCCTGTTCGTCGATCTGCACGCTCGTGGTCTGGGGCTCGGGGATACCGAGCAGCGAAATGGTCATCGTGTCGCCGGGCCGCAGCTGGGCGGACAGGGAGGGAGCCTCGATGCGGGGATTGGTGCCGCCCGCCGTGGTGTCGTCGGTCACGCAGGCGGTCAGGAGCAGACTCAGCAGCGTCAGCAGGAGGGCGGGCAGTCGGCGGGAAGTCATGCGGCGATTCATCCAGTGCAGGATTGTGCGCCGGCTGGCAACAAGGCTTTTAACGCCCGCGCTTGGAGCTGCGGGGCTTCTCGTCCTCTTCCTCGGCGTCGTCGCCATCCTCGTCCTCATCCTCGTCGTCCTCATCCTTGTCGCCGTCTTTCTTCTCCTTGTCCTCGTCGTCGCCATCCTCGTCGTCCTCGTCCCACTTCAGGGAGGCGTCGTTCTTCATCTTCTCGTCCTCCTCCTCCTCGACATCGGGGAGACCGTCCTCCTCGGCGGGAGCGGCCTTCTCGCCCTCCTCGTCGTCGTCGCCGTGGCCCTCGGGGGTGTAGTCGAGGATGGCGGTGATCTCGGTGAAGAGATGGACGGCCTTGCCCTCGATGAAATCGTTGTTCTGGGCCTCGCGGATCTGGTCCTCGACCTCATCCACGGTGAGCTTCTCCTCGAGGTCGAGAACCTCGTTGAGCATCTTGACGCGGAGGCGGGTGATATGGTCGAGGAAATCGGCGTAGGGCCCGTTTTCCTCGTCGATCACGTCGGGCAGCGCGAAGAGCTTCTCCTCGGACTCCAGCAGCGGCTGCTTGATGCGGGAGAGGCGGACCTTGCCCTTGCCGAGATCCTTGATGATGCGGAAGGGGATGAAGGCGCGCTCGAAGAGGTCCTGATCGAAACCATACTCGCGCAGGGGCTCGATGAGCTCGATGATGTGGTCAACCTGGCGCGGATCGATGATGCTGAGGCCGTCCACGTCCCAGTGGACGGGATCGCTGATCTCGTCCACCCACCAGTTGTGGTCCTCGCCGAGACGGACAATGCACCATTCGAGTTGGGGGGAGCCTTTCGCCATAAAATTTTTACTTAATTGGGCTGGACCAAAAAGGCTGGCAGAAGGCCTTGTCAAATACTGAAACGCAAAATGTTGGAATATTTGCGCGCAGTCGTTTTCCCCCCTGATCCAAGGGAGCGGAGGGTGGTCGGGGAAAACCGGATAACAAGGTAAAAAGGTTCGGGTGCGGGGCTTGAAAGTTGCCGGCCGGGTGCCACAGTCCGCGCCACATGGGCTGGCTCTATCAGAACGTCGCAAAACCCGCTTTCTTCCGGCTCGATCCCGAGCACGCGCACGAAGTGGCGGTTCACGGTCTCGCGCTGCTCGGGCGGGTGCGCCCGCTCTGCGCGGTCATCGAACGCCTGCACCGGCTGGCGCCGGCGCTCCACCGGCCGGTCGAGTGCTTCGGCCTCAAGTTTCCCAACGCCGTCGGTCTGGCCGCGGGTTTCGACAAGGAGGGCCGCGCCTGGCCCGCGGCGGCCGCGCTCGGGTTCGGCCACGTCGAGATTGGCACCGTCACGTTTCACGCCCAGCCGGGCAACCCCCGGCCGCGCTGTTTCCGCTACCCGGCGGAGCAGGCCGTGATCAACCGCATGGGTTTCAACAATGGAGGCGCGGCCGCGCTGGCCGCCCGCCTCGCGGGCCAACCGGGCCCGGGCCGGCGCACGATCCCGCTCGGCGTCAACCTCGGCAAGAGCAAGGTCACGCCGCTCGACGGCGCGCTGGAGGATTATCTCGGCAGCTTCCGGTTGCTGGCCGATCACGCGGACTACGTCGTGGTGAACGTCAGCAGTCCCAACACGCCCGGCCTGCGCGAGCTGCAGGATGCCGCGTGGCTCAAGCCGCTGCTGGCGGCCCTGGTGGATGAGAACAAGGCGCGCGTCGCGGCCGGCAAACCGCGCCGACCCGTGCTGCTGAAGATCGCGCCGGATCTTTCGTATCCGCAGATCGACGCGGCCCTCGGGGTGATCACCGATCTCGCCCTTGATGGCATCATCGCCACGAACACCACGCTGGCGCGACCGGGCTTTTTCGCCGGCGTGGACCAGGCCGGCGGCCTCAGCGGTGCGCCGGTGCGCCGGCGTTCGACGGAGATCATCAATTACATCGCCCGGGCGACGAACGGCCGGCTGCCGATCATCGGCGTGGGCGGCATCATGGACGAGGCCGGGGCGGGCGAGAAGCTCGATGCCGGCGCCACGCTGGTGCAGCTCTACACGGGCTTGGTCTACCGCGGGCCGTTCTT is from Lacunisphaera limnophila and encodes:
- a CDS encoding Gfo/Idh/MocA family oxidoreductase, with amino-acid sequence MSVPVPPGHDFAYPSRRRFLTSALAAGTALALAPSRLVRAAETAPAGRKLKVAFVGIGNRGLDLVKTFRDTGLIEAVAMCDVDLMAEHTAEARGIFPEARLFQDYRELFAQAGDTFEAVIIATPDFTHFVVAMHAMRAGKHIYLEKPLAHTFQEAELLMAQAARSGVVTQMGNQGHSGNNYHQFKAWQEAGIIADVTRVDMFMNSPRRWHGWDVKGYESHEAVPATIDWDLWHANRPVHPFSARLHPGNWRGWFDYGNGAFGDWGPHILDTCHRFLALGLPHTIEAVKRDGPNDFIFPQATTIRFDFPARGAMPPVEVFWYDGVANLPPLPPEMANAATPFKQRNGKFIYSKKLTFLGGTHGETLRIVPEEKMRELGPTLPRITGGFSDHFQNFALACLGREETKSPFHISGPLSQVFILGVIAQRIGGRLEFDPVVKRFTNSDRANELLVQEAPRPGWEHYFRT
- a CDS encoding amino acid permease — encoded protein: MSLLRTKSIASLQAEASAEHGYKRTLGPLSLISLGIGSVVGAGIFVQAGQSAALYAGPAIALSFIVSGIACLFAGLCYAELAAMIPVSGSAYTYTYGSLGEFFAWVVGWCLVLEYLFSGAAVAVSWSGATRDILREFNVALPDIIARAPLDVIDGRLVTTGALINFPAVFISLLLTYILYIGIKESANFNNLMVIVKVGVLLALIGYGIWYFFGHRAAVLANWTPFVPANTGTFGEFGWSGIFRGAGAIFFAYVGFDCVSSAAQETKNPQRDLPIGLLGTLAAVSFLFIAVSLVLTGVVPYAQLNVDAPFIFALQQIEAPAYFRYLIEAATLAGLTSVILVSLLGQPRIFYSMARDGLLPAYFAKIHPKYGTPHITTWITGISCAIISGLFPLNVLGELVSIGTLLAFALVCAGVLVLRRTQPDLPRPFRTPWVPAVPVLGVVICVLQMFSLPAVTWINLIVWMGLGLAIYFGYSRRHSHLAR
- a CDS encoding polysaccharide biosynthesis/export family protein; this translates as MTSRRLPALLLTLLSLLLTACVTDDTTAGGTNPRIEAPSLSAQLRPGDTMTISLLGIPEPQTTSVQIDEQGFVRLQYIGAVTASGLTTAELSQSIRETYIAKQYFTTLDVSVNVTERYIYIGGEVQRPGRIPWSPDLTLAKAVQSAGGFSLYAKETKVTLTRDRKAYEFDVRLAQRQPEQDPLLFPGDSIQVPRSAF
- a CDS encoding quinone-dependent dihydroorotate dehydrogenase, coding for MGWLYQNVAKPAFFRLDPEHAHEVAVHGLALLGRVRPLCAVIERLHRLAPALHRPVECFGLKFPNAVGLAAGFDKEGRAWPAAAALGFGHVEIGTVTFHAQPGNPRPRCFRYPAEQAVINRMGFNNGGAAALAARLAGQPGPGRRTIPLGVNLGKSKVTPLDGALEDYLGSFRLLADHADYVVVNVSSPNTPGLRELQDAAWLKPLLAALVDENKARVAAGKPRRPVLLKIAPDLSYPQIDAALGVITDLALDGIIATNTTLARPGFFAGVDQAGGLSGAPVRRRSTEIINYIARATNGRLPIIGVGGIMDEAGAGEKLDAGATLVQLYTGLVYRGPFFAAEVARALALRQRI